Proteins found in one Pseudomonadota bacterium genomic segment:
- a CDS encoding Hsp20/alpha crystallin family protein, translated as MSKRFGETFDDLYSMKEQMDKLFRTSLERIDSEGEDNQGQWFPPVDMYDNGLDYVLEIEVPGVKQEELEVLLLPDAIRLKGKRSFLVNVEQEKIFRLERPSGAFDRQFQFPGKVDTDHVQATLTDGILTLMVPKVGGKQKKTVSIKRSID; from the coding sequence ATGAGTAAACGATTTGGTGAGACTTTTGATGATTTGTACTCCATGAAAGAGCAAATGGATAAATTGTTTCGGACTTCTCTGGAACGAATAGACAGTGAAGGGGAGGACAATCAAGGACAGTGGTTTCCGCCGGTAGATATGTACGACAATGGACTTGACTATGTTCTTGAGATTGAAGTGCCGGGGGTGAAACAGGAGGAGCTGGAAGTTCTTCTGCTGCCGGATGCTATTCGTTTAAAAGGGAAGAGGTCTTTTCTCGTCAATGTTGAGCAGGAAAAAATATTCAGACTGGAAAGGCCTTCAGGCGCATTTGATCGACAGTTTCAATTTCCAGGCAAGGTGGATACTGATCATGTGCAGGCTACTTTAACTGATGGTATACTTACACTTATGGTTCCGAAAGTGGGCGGCAAACAGAAGAAAACTGTTTCGATAAAGAGAAGTATTGATTGA
- the ispE gene encoding 4-(cytidine 5'-diphospho)-2-C-methyl-D-erythritol kinase has translation MTAKRIRDLSGTFKIPCPAKVNLGLKVVGRREDGYHLLEMVMEPVSLFDVLSLRVSPAQSPVVTLQCPNLPCLKTGDNLVIKAAQKMLAMAAARGIDTAADFSFFLDKQIPVGAGLGGGSSDAAAALLLLNVFLSLELSLSELQALAIDLGADVPFFLQPELCLVEGIGEQLSPLSHPHRRWYVLIKPSFAINTSWAYKKLNYELTNNKYNINMRQFLQPVCGSGKYSLFNDFEEVIFAEFHQLDEIKQWLMGRREVRGALMSGSGSAVYAVFSAYEPTVEAYMEACARWGDSGWLVSLVHNLL, from the coding sequence ATGACGGCTAAACGCATTCGTGATTTATCCGGGACTTTCAAAATTCCCTGTCCAGCCAAGGTGAATCTGGGGTTGAAAGTGGTTGGCCGCCGGGAGGATGGTTATCATCTGCTGGAAATGGTCATGGAACCGGTCAGTTTGTTCGATGTCCTGAGTTTGAGAGTTTCACCGGCACAATCACCTGTCGTCACTCTGCAGTGTCCGAATCTACCCTGCTTGAAAACCGGGGATAACCTGGTGATTAAAGCGGCGCAAAAAATGTTGGCGATGGCCGCGGCCAGAGGAATTGATACGGCTGCTGACTTTTCATTTTTTCTTGATAAACAAATCCCGGTGGGTGCCGGGTTGGGTGGCGGCAGCAGTGATGCGGCGGCGGCACTGTTGCTTTTGAATGTTTTTCTATCGCTGGAATTGAGTTTAAGTGAGCTACAGGCACTGGCCATTGATCTGGGGGCCGACGTCCCTTTTTTTTTGCAGCCTGAACTTTGCCTGGTTGAAGGGATAGGTGAGCAGTTATCCCCCCTGTCCCATCCTCATCGCCGGTGGTATGTTTTGATTAAACCATCCTTTGCAATTAATACCTCCTGGGCCTACAAAAAATTAAATTATGAGTTGACAAACAATAAATATAATATTAACATGCGGCAATTTTTACAGCCGGTTTGTGGAAGTGGAAAATATAGTCTCTTTAATGATTTTGAAGAAGTTATTTTTGCTGAGTTTCACCAACTGGACGAGATTAAGCAGTGGCTTATGGGGCGACGGGAGGTCCGTGGAGCGCTGATGAGTGGCAGTGGTTCGGCGGTTTACGCTGTTTTTTCTGCCTATGAACCAACCGTGGAGGCTTATATGGAGGCCTGTGCCAGATGGGGCGACTCCGGTTGGCTCGTTTCCCTGGTTCATAACCTACTTTAA
- a CDS encoding ABC transporter ATP-binding protein, with amino-acid sequence MQNILLKVDDLKVSFQTMQGLITAVDGVGFTVARGANLGIVGESGCGKSVTALSLMGLISSPPGSVEAKTLNFDGRDLQQLTVEEYRKIRGKEMGMIFQEPMTSLNPVFTIGNQVAETVLTHMKISRRQAREMTVAMLDRVGIPEPEKRINDYPHQLSGGLRQRVMIAMALICKPKLLLADEPTTALDVTIQAQVLDLMQELREDLGMSMIMITHDLGVVAEVAEQVVIMYAGMVVESATVNDIFRQPLHPYTQGLLHSIPRLDQDASRLDAIPGMVPDMLNAPPGCRFANRCRQAIDICHCQCPDSVEPEVGHQVCCWLYN; translated from the coding sequence ATGCAAAATATCCTCTTGAAAGTGGATGACCTTAAAGTAAGTTTTCAAACCATGCAGGGTTTAATAACCGCGGTAGATGGTGTCGGTTTTACCGTTGCCAGGGGTGCTAACCTGGGTATTGTCGGAGAATCAGGGTGCGGCAAAAGTGTTACTGCCTTATCATTGATGGGACTTATCAGTTCACCGCCCGGCAGTGTCGAGGCTAAAACCCTGAATTTTGATGGACGTGACTTGCAGCAACTGACTGTCGAGGAGTACCGGAAGATAAGGGGTAAAGAAATGGGCATGATATTTCAGGAGCCCATGACTTCCCTGAACCCGGTTTTTACCATTGGCAACCAGGTAGCTGAAACAGTATTGACACATATGAAAATATCGCGTCGCCAGGCCAGGGAAATGACGGTGGCGATGTTGGACCGGGTAGGAATTCCTGAGCCGGAAAAAAGGATTAATGATTATCCGCATCAGCTCAGTGGTGGTTTGCGGCAACGGGTTATGATTGCTATGGCGTTGATCTGCAAGCCAAAACTTCTACTTGCCGACGAACCGACCACGGCGCTGGATGTTACCATCCAGGCCCAGGTTCTGGATTTGATGCAGGAGCTTCGCGAAGATCTGGGAATGTCGATGATTATGATAACCCATGATCTGGGGGTAGTGGCTGAAGTTGCTGAACAGGTGGTGATCATGTATGCGGGAATGGTGGTGGAGTCGGCAACTGTCAATGATATCTTCAGACAGCCATTGCATCCATATACCCAGGGTTTATTACATTCCATCCCTAGGCTTGATCAGGATGCTTCCAGGCTGGATGCCATCCCGGGAATGGTCCCTGATATGCTCAATGCTCCACCGGGCTGCCGGTTTGCTAATCGCTGCCGGCAAGCCATTGATATATGTCATTGCCAGTGTCCTGATAGTGTTGAGCCGGAAGTTGGGCACCAGGTTTGTTGCTGGCTTTATAACTGA
- a CDS encoding ribose-phosphate pyrophosphokinase yields MERLKIVTGSSNIRFADSVCRHLGVPLSKSVVKRFSDGEIMVEIHESMRGMRAFVIQSTCDPVNTNLMELLIIIDALKRASASEINAVIPYYGYARQDRKVAPRAPISAKLVADLLTVAGTDRVIAMDLHAGQIQGFFDIPVDHLYALPVLVQYVKENIEGEIAVVSPDAGGVERARAYAKRIGSSLVIIDKRRSGPNVLEEMNVIGDIKGKVAVIVDDMIDTAGTLTKAANVLMEEGALKVYGFASHGVLSGPAIDRIAQSRLTKVVVTNSIPAHEHVAQCDKIEVLSVSGLFADAIKRIYIEDSVSCLFS; encoded by the coding sequence ATGGAAAGACTGAAAATAGTTACGGGCAGCTCCAATATCCGATTTGCTGATTCCGTTTGCCGTCACTTGGGTGTGCCCCTGAGCAAAAGTGTGGTGAAGCGATTCAGTGATGGCGAAATCATGGTGGAAATCCATGAGAGCATGAGGGGGATGCGTGCCTTTGTGATTCAGTCTACCTGTGATCCGGTTAATACAAATCTGATGGAGTTGCTGATTATCATAGATGCCTTGAAACGCGCTTCAGCATCTGAGATTAATGCCGTGATTCCCTATTATGGTTATGCCCGCCAGGATCGTAAAGTTGCTCCCCGGGCACCAATCAGTGCGAAGCTGGTGGCTGATCTGCTTACCGTAGCCGGCACTGATCGGGTGATAGCCATGGATCTTCATGCGGGCCAGATTCAGGGTTTTTTTGATATTCCTGTTGATCACTTGTATGCCTTGCCGGTTTTGGTCCAATACGTTAAAGAAAATATTGAGGGTGAGATTGCCGTTGTCTCCCCGGATGCCGGAGGCGTTGAGCGGGCCCGGGCATATGCAAAAAGAATAGGATCATCTCTGGTGATTATTGATAAACGGCGCAGTGGTCCAAATGTCCTGGAAGAGATGAATGTCATTGGTGATATCAAAGGTAAAGTGGCCGTTATTGTTGATGATATGATCGATACTGCCGGAACGCTCACCAAGGCGGCTAATGTTCTGATGGAAGAAGGTGCCCTCAAAGTGTATGGTTTTGCTTCGCACGGGGTTTTGTCGGGGCCGGCCATCGATAGAATAGCACAATCGCGTTTGACAAAGGTTGTCGTTACAAATAGCATCCCCGCTCATGAGCATGTTGCTCAATGTGATAAGATTGAAGTTCTATCAGTGTCTGGCTTGTTTGCTGATGCCATTAAAAGGATATATATAGAGGATTCTGTCAGTTGTCTGTTTTCTTAA